The genomic region cttaaatagagaAGTAAGTTTGTTAATTCAAAGATTTATATATTCGTTTTGTTTGCTTATTGTAGTAATTTTCTTATGCTTGTCATTAACTTAATATTGAACATGACATATGCCCATTGTTGCAATGACAGCAAGAGTGTTGCATCGAGTATTTGactgacataaacattttttatcattttaagcaCATCATATGAGGCCACTGAAATTTGTTTTGGTAATATTATTGGGACCAAAGATTACGTGTCCTTTTTTTCCAACCAGTTTCAAATGGGTCCAGGTTTGGTTGGTCTGATTTAACTGCACAATTCCAAAGACACGTTTGAAAATGTGCTCGCTTGATATTGTCATTAAATGCCTCTGTTGTTGGGGGTAGAGAAGCAAGCTTTGGTGCTCACGATGTCGCTTTCCTAACCTTAGAACTTAATACTTTCTGTAGAACCTCGGACATGTCGTCGTCAACAACTTCCATGTTGTAACATTGTGAAATGAAACGAGTTGATCCTCGGTTGACTGTCGAGTAGTCAGATGTTTCATCTAAAACACACGAGTGATACTCGCTTTCAGTACCTTCAATACTATGCCCTTACCTATGCCGTAGCAGCATGTAGTAGTATCCGATCCTGATAGTGCGTGTGCTGCAAGTTAATCTGAAACTATTCgtttgtatttgttgactgtGGCTGTTATATCtgtcaataaataatcaatAGTCTTTCACAGGTCATTCCGTAATTGTTCCAGGTGATGGTGAAGAAGAAGTACAAAGCATCGGTGTCGTCTGAAAGTACTCAAATGCCTCCATCATTTTCCTTTACTATACTAACAATTTGATGGGCAACAATGTTGTCAGCTTCTTTATGTGTGTTGCGCATGTCATGACGCGTAATTATTACAGTTGGTGTAACTTCAATTGGTGAATCTTCATCTCCAATAACAATAAGCAGTCACATGTCTAGGGAATGAAATGTTGCTACCGACATGATCTCTTTCTGAGGAGGAATTTGCATTGCAGTTGACAACTGATGTACGAGCTACGTATGTGATCCTCCGTTTTCCCGTGTTTCAGTTTCTGTGCTGTATTGCCTGTATCTGGCGAAGATAAGTAGCCGTCTATAATTATCGATGTTACTTGCTTTGTTGCAGAACGTGCTGACACCTGAACTTGCGAATACTTTTTCAGCACATATTTGGATTTGGCAAGTCACATTCAAAACATCGCTGTTAGAACATTGGACAACTCATAGGTCACCAACCTTTCACATCAAAGTCACGTGAGCTCGCGTAAAGCCGATCACTCTTGTGAAAATTAATTATGTCTTAAAGACCTTCATATCACCAGTTTGTATACCCTTTCGTGTTTCAGCTTGTGTTCGGGGCCCGTATTCACCTATGTCCTGAGTCTGAGTTAgagactcaggctcagaaaagcgaacatttaatgttgttataaaaatgcTATAACATAAGAATATATTGTCAATagttatattagagatattttcaaacatataagaATTCAGTTTTTTGAGCCTGAgcctcaaactcagactcaagacgttagtgaatacggcACCTGATCTTGCGACTTATCTTGACATTGAAACTCCCTGCCCAACCATTTTCAAATTCCTATGATCGTTGCAGTCACTCAATATTCTTGCCTTCATTTCCTCTTTGGGTTTATCATTAGATGGCTTAActtgttcattattttacacGGCTTGAGATATCTGCCTCCAATCTGTAGtctgattttattgtaataccAATAATGCCTTGTTTTCCATACCAGTATCTCATAACTGTTGTCTAAATGAACATATCACTCGAAATGCTGTTCCAAACGCCAAGAATGTGACGCATCACATGCTCCCCTTTCCGAAATATTTCCCTACATGAACTGGGCATTGACTCCATAGATCATAAAAAGTGTGGCAATACCAAACGTAATGCACGTGTCTTGCTGCAAAGAAGTAGGGGATCGTAGATTTAATAGCTACCAAATGGAAACCCTAATCAGTTTCTTTTCAGCTATGATGTGAAGCATCATGATCAGCAATGActttataatgcaccagtcaattgtaaccacgcccccccccccggtccggggaatagccgggactttgactttcggtccagccaaccccgggtaaaatccccgccctgcgggacgaactgatggttagaccccggccaaatgcccccgcaccccagagaaggcccaatctccgctatatttggcgctatgacaaacaCCACCGTCGTCACCCGGccctgtggggccacctggaaagtaaagaCACGGCCCCTTTCCtcggctatctccggtatacccccggacctgggggggggggggcgtggttacaattgactcgTGCATAACACTGTTATCCATAGCTTTCATGTTCTGCTTCTAGATTACAGTTCTGAAAGAATTTCATTGAGGTCACCCATGCTGTCTATAATACCAATTCCATGTAGCAATTCAGAAGtaaattggaataaaaaaatgccattgcttttttatacatatatgtcaaCGGTTGGGCTCGTTTTATTCAGTCTGTgtcaattaatgtttattttggcggccatattggacgccatcttggttaatatgtaataatataatgtcATTTGTGATACCTtgcataaatacattgtaatgtaaaaacgagatacatgtgtataacaattgatggtatttgaaacaaaacctAACTCAATTGtcaattttctttgttttggcggccattttggatGCCATGATGGCttaattatgatatgaaatattttagaatggatcgttttgcattaaaaatacataatggtTTAATTTTGAACAGGaatttatgcatttatacaCAATTACTAGTCAATTGttgattttggtaaaaaatttgcggccatcttggacgccatcttgaatatctCGATTTCCCCATGGGTGGTGCGAGGCCATCAAACGGATTCCTTAACTAGGGGGTCAAATCTACTTAAAAagctaaaaacattttctatacacTCCGATGCAGGGTTCAGCCAAAATATCCCATTTGGCTGCCGGACTAGTGGGAACATGAATCATCATTTACAGTGTCTTGGTTGAAATCAGAAATAgcagttttaacagttttaagtTGGTGagtaaaacatccatttttttattttaaacatgcttAATATTTGGTGTTTAAATAAAAGAGCTGTACAAATACAGCGCGTTTTAAACGCTTTGAAATGCTGTGAATATAAATACGATTACGATGTGGTATGCCGTTGTTATGCCCAGTATAAAGTCACTATGACGTCTTTATTAGTGGTGTGACGTTGTCATGACAGGTATGACGTTGTTATGACTGGTATGACGTCGCAATGACATATATTACGTCGTTGTTACTGGTATGTCGTCGTTATAACTGGTTTGACGTCGTTTTGACTAGTATGAGGTCGTCATTACAGGTATGACGTCGTTATGGCTGATATGATGTCGCCATGCCATGTATGATGTCGTTATGATCGGTATGACGTCACTATGGCTGGTTTGACGGCGTTATGACTTATATGACGTCGTTGTGGTTGGTCATGCTTTCTACTCTACATGTTTGTATGGTGTGCATAGTTCAATGTACGAACATGCAATTTGGCTTGCATACATACAAAAGATCCATTCCTCCAATCACGCATTAAGCTGGCTCCACGACGTTTTTGATCATCCCTCGTAACACGTGTGTGCATTTCGCTCTTGGTCAGTGTCCTAATTTTTAATCAAGCGTTCTAGTTGAGAAATAAAAGTCCATGCATCAAAAACCGGACATTTTTTTACTCATTCAACTATCATTCTTTCACCCAGTGGACTTTGGAACATGAACAGCtgataacactttttttcttttttttgtcgGTTATTTTTTCCTATATAAACCAGATATTCCGGATAGTTGCTTCACCTTTAAGCCGAAGTCGGGAGAAACTACATacgttttcaatatgtttaagtCTATTGTGATTGCGGCTTGTCTAGTGTGTGCCCGTGCGGCCGTGGAGTGGAGTGACTGCGGTAAGGATCTTATATTTCACTTTACGAAATGATTTGTGGGAATGATAATTAAACAAACCCCACTTCACAGTTTTTAGATGGACGAAGTTAAAATAATATACCGCACGACTTTATCACTTTACCTCTCGTGACTTTGTCATATTATTGCATCAGTCGTCAGAAGGAATTccataatgtttaatgtaatatCAACCAGCGTTTTAAACTTCCACCACAGCCACAAAGGGTAGCCAAACGGCGCTGACGGTAAATGCGATTGACTTCCACCCGAACCCCGTAATATTCCCTGGAGAGCTGCACGTGGACTTGGACATGACCGTAACCCAGAGGATGGATCAGCTCTTTGTCGACGTTGAACTGTGGAAGAACACAACCTTTGGTGAATCCAAAATCCCATGTATCGGAGACACAAACATCGGCACATggtatgtgatattttttaagttcaGCATTACTGGTAGGACTTAAGGAACATTCGTTTAATTGGGAACTCAATttcattatcaataaatgacaaaacattgACGTGTTTCGCTTTAAGCTATGGTACGCATGCGTAGATTTCTATACCAAAAATTGATTATAGATTACACATGAACGCGGCAaatctttcttctttttctaaTGTAGCCAGAACATAGACGCCTGTTCGATTCTACCCCGGATCCGGAACGGTTCCTCTATTGTGTCGGCGGATCTGGGCCTTCAAATAGACAAGATTATACTAACCGCCCTTGGTCACGAGGGCAACTGTCCCATCCAACCGGAGAATGTCACTCTTCATAACGAGCACATCACACTTCAGGCTCTACCAGCTGAACTCAGCCTTATTGCCACGGTAAATATGAAGTTCTGTGCATTTACTCTTAGATATGATGCAGATTTATtcctttaaaataacaatgcgTATTTTTCttcacagtcgttgtaaaaataaaggTAGTTTAAAGTAGAGAAAGTTGATGCATGGTATCAAAGCCGCCGGAAAAACTGTACGTGTGTATCAATGTAGAggttttaattgatattaaaacaacagTGATGAAGTACCGatacaaaaataatacttaattataattattacctGCGTTTCCTAATACCCCTTTTCGCTATTCTAATCTGCGCTACTAGGTATTCATGTTTTCCGCGTTTTATAACACGGGACCATCAATTgattgttattcaaatattgtaagtaatacatcAAAGCATTTTTTGATAAATAGCATTACAATATGAGGCGcgaattgatattttacagatATATCAAAAGAGAAACAGTCGTTTGTATTCCCGAGGGAGTTAATGGAAGTATATTGTAATCATCTAATCAACAATGGCTCATGCCATGagcaaaatgaaaaaagggAATTTTAACGTTGAAACCCGTCCCTGACCTTTGactattagataaaataacaaagatatatataacTTGCCATTAAGCAAAGCATAATTTGGGGTTTCTAGTATTATATACAAACGATCCAAAACAGACTTAATGTCCCCATTTATTATGATTCTCCGAGGATACGGAGTGCTAGAAGGAGATTCCCCTGGATTTATACGGAGTGCTAGAAGGAGATTCCTTTGGATCTGTACGGGGTGCTAGAATGAGACTCCCTTGGATCTGTACGGAGTGCTAGAATGGGTCTTTTGGATCTGTACGGAGTCTGGTATGAGATTCTTTTGGATCTATACGAATTTCACGAGGAGATTCCTTTTGATCTGCACGGAGTGCTAGTAAGAGATTCCTTTGGATCTGTACGGATTCCAGTAGAAGATTCCTTTGGATCTGTACGGAGTGCTAGTAAGAGATTCGTTTGGATCTGCACGGAGTGCTAGTAAGAGATTCCTTTGGATCTGCACGGAGTGCTAATAAGGAGATTCCTTTGGAATTGTAAGGAGTGCTAGAAGGAGATTCCTTTGGATCTGCACGGAGTGCTAAAAAGATTCCTTTGGATCTGCACGGAGTGATAGTAAAAGATTCCTTTGGATCTGTACGGAATGTAGGAGATTCCTTCGGGGAATGAGATAATTAAACGCTTGCCATTGACTGGTTGTAACGTTTTCTATTTCAGGGGGATTACAGAATCGTTTTCAAGATCAAGGATGATCCGGCCTCCTCTGACAACATCGGATGTCTCGAGATAAAAGCCGGTATACGCAGGAAAACTGATCAAGTAGTAGGCAGATAGAAATTCTGATGATTACTCgccaatatattttttcctcGTGTCGTCGTTTCctcaacattttcaaacatattcatCGTATTCCTAGAGCTGAGTGAGTGGATAAATATGATCACCGATGTGTTTGTTGCTTTTATATTGGACTGCGTGTCCGAAGTGTTGATGTGTTCTTGAACCACATACATCGATGTATAATAAGTATCTCTTATGTATTGTTAACGctgtatattttcaaattaaacataaacaattgtttgatttttattatCCTTGCACATtaggtacatgtatacatagaTTTGGAACCTATTCGTAGATTTTAATGAACATGATATATGGTCAGGGAATTGGCATAATGGCATAATTAATCCCAACAACACAATCTTAGACTTCCAAACGCAAGCAAATGATAGCGATTTTCTTAGCCGACAATAATTTTCTCCGCATGCTGGGCCTTACTGCATGTATATACATTCAACTATAAAAAGTATGCGTTCTGTCATTAGAAACATGGGAATtaagtttcatataaatatcttgaatgtgtCTTGTCAGTTATACTaacatattatgttttgaaCGATGTCACCATCAATACCACCAATCAATACTATGTCAAACTGACTTCGAATATTTGAAACAGAGTGAGACGAACTTATTAATACAGAATTCAAGAGCGCCAGacaaatacatgtaagtgtATGAGAAGTCCAATTTAGGCTATTAGTTCAAACTGCAGATTGTACGTGTATGTAAACACTTTGACTAAGAAATGTGCATGCTCAGGCCAATATGCGGTACATTTGTAGTTTCGAAAGAAATACTGACTGTCAATAAAAACGCATCACAATTTGAAGCATTGACGTTTCGTTGTTAGCATTTCCGGTAAAATTGAGCCATATTATACTAATGTCAGACATATAACCGGTGAATATTTAAGCTCCTAAACGTCAGTTGCAAACAAACATCGGGAATCTAGCACATGACGCAGGAATTATTCCGTCGAGAAGCATGTCAAAACCAATGCTGAACGAAATGCCAATTTAATTCCAATCCCAGCTCACGCAAGTTGAACGTCATTAAGACGGACAAAAGCGAAGCACAAAAATCGTAGAGACAAAAACACAATTTGATCATACAATTTAATGTTGATCATACAATTTAATGGCTTGATCATTGTCGACACACAACTTTGCCGAGCATGGAACGTGTATTTCCCATGCCTTATCACGTGTTTGTGACTTAACTGTTCATCTGTTTTTGATCATAATGTATTCAGAAACCTAATTTTGCGACCGAAGCAACTTACGATTTTGATTTTTCTGACGAAGAaatgttttagattttttattcaattgatGAAAAACACCGACCTCaccataaacatatttttatattgtgtaAGGAGAGCGATTTCACGGACTATCGGTATACCAGGTACTAACATACTATATGTTAGTTTTCAACCATCACACTACTAAAGGCTTGTCTTACATTTATTAATGGTGATCAATTATCATAATGTatctttttaacaataaacatggcTAATAcgatatatacattttttatcatgatGCAAAAGATCCAACACACATTTCACTTTAAGCAGTGTATTTCGTCACATTTTTGGGTAATTTTCTTGGTCGTAAGGTTGAGTATCATCAAAGTATTCATCAATAGGTTGACTGAATGCGTCGTTCCTCCTGAATGGAGAGTCTCTTGTTTTCACACTGGACACCCCCTGAAATACGCAAACAAACTACACATTATTGTACTATGTTAGAGATGCACtcctactcccagataagatttaccataattaacaatattgttttcatattccaaaaaggatgaacaaatgtcgaaaacaatggtttttatgaaggatatcgagtttaatttgaaagaaatgagcatacaacaaggtatttcaaccttatgagaATATACATtgtagtagaccacagtaaatcttttgcattcaccaatcatttaatatttttgcgctttcttctattaaatactagtacatcattacaatcttgttaccagtaattaatattttccataaatgcatcatttagtaagtagttaaaaagGTTTgccagtcaaaattgatgtacatgtgtatgtattgatttttaataagagtgtcacttcaatTAAGAACCAAAAACAAGCTTGACTTGCAAAAAACACTGGGAGTTATTATCAAAAAGACTCtttcttctgttttttttttttattaaaaactttgaTGCAAATTaggaaacaaaaaaatgtacatgtgtattgcACATTTCGACTAAATATCTCAACAGTAAAAAGGTTTCATAACATCAAAGATTAAAATTTTTTTTACTCCTGAtatgtgattttaaacatttattttggagacaatatacaaatgtagataataaaaactacaaatatgtttatataaaagcaTAAAAACTCACGGttattttgttcttgttttcacTCCAAAACGTAACCGGCTGTTCTGTTCGGTAGTTGTGATTCTGAAATAAGTCATTATTAatggtataattatataagtgatataaaaaagtaaaagtaaatgataagaataaaaaaatctttccTTTTATAAGATATAAGATTATTATAAAAAGCTTTCTtctttgtaataaaacaatacatcgTACAacatacatgcatttaaacagGATAGTACCAATCTAAACAATCTAGATGTAATAGAAGTCCATTATTATAAGTTTGTTATCAATATCTTAACTACAAATTGAATTGTGGTACATAAAGCATATGTAAATGTACTTTTCTCTTAATAATGGGTCAACTACATGTACCTATGCTAAACtcaacattgttaaaaaaaatgtaaccaGGTATTTACCTTTGTGGGTTTTGGAGGCACATGTTTGAAGTCATCCTTGTTGAAATCCTTGGCAGTCACAGACTTGTAGTCTAGGGGCTCGGGCTCTGGGGGATTGATGTCATCTCGGAACACCTGCTGTCTgaaattacattaaaacataGTCATATGTGGTGAACCATGGGGCGAACCAAACGACACAGTACATACATTTACGTTTAAAAACTACTGTAATAGAAATAAATTCTGTAAATTTGAGAAATTATCTGCAATGGTAAGCTACTACTTAAAGTACAGAATGCAGTTACATTGGTGATTGTCTTTTGGCACAAGATCGTTCAATTTTTAAGTACACATAATTTGTTAACTGAGAGATTTACAAGATCTTTATTAAAGCTGAATGCGTGGAAATACTTACACAGCCTGTTCCATGTACATCTGGCGCATGAGTTTACTCTTGTTTCCTGAAAGCAATGGAACAGATTTAGTTGCACAATATTGAACATCGAGATGAGAAATGGCATGATGATGAAAGAATATAGAAGATGTGAAGACTTTTATTACGGAGAATGATTATTTACATGTTCATTGCGTTGgcatacaaaaaaatcaaagtgcagatatttacaagcatttaccttgaacaaatgtttttttaatttatcaattgcTAAATAATAAACCCCCACATTAAAAAGTctagctacatgtacatgtatggcaCTGCTTTAAGTCAACAATACAagtatttgacaaaaatggtTATGAAGTTAGCTACTAGTTACATGATTCCTTTTtcctacaatgtacatgtatatcaaacaattaAGGGATTTGAAAACTAACTCTGTTTGCACAAATGTAGACATACCTTCTAGCGGTACTCCTGGATGCACAGGTGTCTTAAAAGAAGCCTTTACTGTGCTCTCACTCACTGGTTTGGCATTGGTGTCAATGGTAAGGATCCCCACATGCCCGTCACGGAACAACTGTGCGTTGCTCTGGCCCTTGTCATCCTCCACTGTATCATAATTCTGCACTTGGCGCTGGAATGTAGTAGAATGTAGAATGTTGTTGTTATACCGCCAAAGTTTACACAAGCGAAAAAAATCTAATAGCACAAAGATACAAGTATCTATCTGGGATGGTACTGTAAATGAGGTTGACTATTGAAGTGCCGGCTGATTCTTAAACTATTCCATTTACTTGTACATGGAAATTTTTTTAAgacttttaaaattttaaatccTTCAAATTTTAGCGATAAGAAGAATCCCATTTACAACGtatattagtattattttagactatcaTAATTCTTTAACTTATCCACATTACCAACGGATTTTCACATGTTAAAAGGTACCGACCTCCTCGACCCAGTTTTCTAGTAGACATCTTCCGTCAGAATTGTTAAACCGAATTTCATTCCTCCCTTGGTTAAGAATACTCATATTGGAACAGAAATTTAAAGCTACTGATTTATTAAATTTCGGTTGTTTACATCGGAAGTATAGTGCGTCATAGCAACCGAGAGTATCAAAGGGCAGGTTATCTATGAAATAATTTTAGGCAAATCGGCCATACGTGAAACGGGCATGATTTTCTTTATAGACTAGCACAATTTAAATTGACCTTTTTAACTTACGAACAAGAcagtgttttaagaaatttattttttattattatttaaatttaacccACAAATAGTCATAAACAAGTGACATTAATAATCAAAGCATTTTTACCCACACACACAATACAGAAATGTTTagctttcaaaatgtttgtggTCAGCAAGCCTGACAAGTGGCTTACCTCCGGATACTCCGGTTTCCCCTACAACACAATTCCCCACTATCACGTAATATTGTGTCTACAACAGTGATACGCATAATGCTATAACTAATTCCACaatcattaaacaatatttcatggaaaatacataaataaataaacatgataatattgtttgtaaCCAAGTggaatttattttgtattgtgtaaTTATTTCGAGACCCTGCTCTCTGCCCTCTTCCACTAAAAATACATGCAGGAAAGATTTGTGTaccatgttttgaaaaataaggcGCTCTAATCTGTGgttaaacattaacaacaaataaaacgttaaatcaaatacaagtaaTATACTAAACTGATCATACCATTTGAACATcacttacatttgtatatcattctgtacaacatattttaatatccAAATTAAAGTTGTCAATTTGTTAAGAAAcattatattacaatataatcaaaaccatttaaatgcCATTGTGTAAcattaataattgtaaaaaaaaaattacagtATGGTCATTCATTACGCGACATGTATTGTCCAGTTAGACTCTGTGGAGACTGTGCTACATGGGCAGTAAGGTAAAAGGATATAAATCAATGACCAAATGATACACAGACATGATTCTTGTTGCTGTGCGTTGATTATGATATTCTGGAAACACTGAAAATCTTTCATTTTTCTAAGCGTATAAACTATATCAGATGGAATTATAGCAATTCATCTTTCTGACTTTTAATGTAACACACAATTAAATCTGCTTGCCATCTTACTTTTGTGGCTGACATTGAAGGGACTTTCTCAAAGTTTCATGTTTGTAACAttctttttctcaaaaaaaaaaaaaaatgaattgagaATTATTTGTCTTTCAGAACTACATGTAACACTGAACACTAACAGAAAGGCACTAAATTAAATAGAAATTTGTAAACTCAAGCTCAAAGTAGTCAACATTTAATCACATTATTAACACTTTTCAGTGAAACATTGAGGCTATAaaatttaaatcgctttaataaatattaagcCTGATGCCACAAATAGAAGCTAATTCTTTGACACTTGTACCGAGTGTGCCTGTCCACAAAACTGTGCAGGATCAAACAGGAAATCCAGTTCCCTCCAATTTATGTTTCGTGATGTTAAACACCGCCAAGAAGGCTGCCATTTTTGTTGCACTGATTTTAAAGTCATACTGAGGCAGTGAGGCCAGGTTAGACTCCACCTGATCCACACTGGAATCAGACTGGGTATCAGAGCATTGCCTCCCTTCTGTAAGTGAACAAGATGGCTCTCCATGGAAGCCACCCTCCATCTGATATTCTGCCCCTTGCAGTGCCTCACTGGCTGTAACAGCGAGTGGTTCCTGGTCCTGTATTTCTGCTGCTAGCTTGGGTGCCCCACTATCAATGGGTGATTTCAGAAGGCGGTCCATGTACTTTGTTGTTCCATCAATGAAGGCAGTCACCCGTTCAGCATTGGTCAATTCCTTCTGGAAAGGGAAgaatcaagttaaaaaaaattaaataacatccATAAATTATGCAAAACATTTACTCACTGATagatgaaaaaatgaaatatgcatacaAACAGGCAAGTATTTTtacagggggtccaacgtgaaatgtgttcgccgaattttaagtgagggaaattgtgtgaagctgaataaaatggcggcgttgaaaggaatttcggtgtttcaaggat from Mya arenaria isolate MELC-2E11 chromosome 3, ASM2691426v1 harbors:
- the LOC128228891 gene encoding uncharacterized protein LOC128228891, whose protein sequence is MFKSIVIAACLVCARAAVEWSDCATKGSQTALTVNAIDFHPNPVIFPGELHVDLDMTVTQRMDQLFVDVELWKNTTFGESKIPCIGDTNIGTCQNIDACSILPRIRNGSSIVSADLGLQIDKIILTALGHEGNCPIQPENVTLHNEHITLQALPAELSLIATGDYRIVFKIKDDPASSDNIGCLEIKAGIRRKTDQVVGR
- the LOC128228890 gene encoding sperm-associated antigen 8-like, which translates into the protein MSILNQGRNEIRFNNSDGRCLLENWVEERQVQNYDTVEDDKGQSNAQLFRDGHVGILTIDTNAKPVSESTVKASFKTPVHPGVPLEGNKSKLMRQMYMEQAVQQVFRDDINPPEPEPLDYKSVTAKDFNKDDFKHVPPKPTKNHNYRTEQPVTFWSENKNKITGVSSVKTRDSPFRRNDAFSQPIDEYFDDTQPYDQENYPKM